Part of the Candidatus Brocadia sinica JPN1 genome, AACTTTTTCTACTCCCAGGGCCTTTGCCATGCCCAGGAGTGTCCTTCCCAGCAGCGAACGCTTCATTTCAATTGCATTAAAATCGCACACCTCATCACAGCAAAAACATCCGATACACTTCTTTTTATCCACAATCACCTTGCCATTTTCTTTCGACATAGCGCCTGCAGGGCAATTCCTTACACACTCGTAACACCGTGTACAGTTCGAATGATTTACCGTAGAAAATGTGGAACACGTGCTATCAAACATCAAGGCCAGCAAAAAATCTGGCAGATATTTTCCCGCAAAATCCTGGGCACCGCTGGAAGGTTTTTGAAAATCAGGAACAGATACATTGTTGATAGTTTCACCGACTACATTGATGGTATCCATTTCACCTATACCTAAACCACGATGATGCGCAAACCGGATAGTCGGTACAGCCATAGGTTCAAACCCAATAATACTGCTGGCTACGGCATCCATAGCCACACTGTCCTTACTGGCAAGGATTAATCCGACCTTTCTTGGCTGGCCAGCATTAGGACCGTTTCCCTCCATCCCTACAATAGCATCCATAATAATAAGATGTGGCGGCACCATCTGATAAATGTCTACCAACGCTTTTGCAAACACCGTAGGTTTTGGCGCAATTAAATGGACATTTTTTTTCCCATTGCCGGGGATAGCGCCCAACATATTTTTTATCGCACCTGTGTATTGCGTTAAACCATGTGTCTTGAGTTTGGGCACCGAGACCACAAAGTCTACCGTCCGCAGCGTCCTGGCAATACGAAATTTATCTAAAATTTCATAATCCCTGTTATGAATATCAATATACTCATCCTTATCAAAATTAACGATTCTTGCCCCTGTGTCCTCTGCAATTTCGTTGATGCGGGTGATGCGAAAGGCATTAAAGGTAGAAGCATTCTTTACACTGCCTGACGAATCGCCAATAGAAACATCACATCCAAAGTCTTTTTGAAATATTTGAACAAGCGCCCTGACCATAACAGGGTGAGTATTAACTGCCCTTTCTGGAGGTTGTGAAGATGAAAGGAGATTAAGCTTTAAAAGCACCTTTTTGCCGGGACTGATCTGTTTGTCAATACCGTTTATCAAGCTCAAAGCCTTATGAATGGCATGGTAGACCTTTTCTGATTCATAATCATCACATTTAACAACCGATACGGTAGGCATAGAAAAACCTCATTAACGGAAATTGTATAAACTAACTTACAAAATTGCTCACCTTATTTGTTTTTATAGTATACGTTGTAAAGACTTCTTCCTTCGGTAAGTTTTTTCATTGTAACGCTGCTGCGCTAGGGTACTATGCTCAGTTCATAACTATAGCAAAGTAATGTAACATTACAACAAAATACTTAAAAGAATTTGTTCATAGCTTCGGCCCTTGCCATATCCCTTTTGTACAATTCCATTTCACTCAAGTTATTTCCAAACAGCTTGTCTTTTACCTTCAGGAAAGGCCGCCTGAAATAATGTCTGTAATAATAGGCAAGAGGGTAATTTTTAATAAAGGCTGGTGTAGTGCAAATATAATTGGAGTATTTTTTGTTATATTTCCATCTGAGAAACTGGAGGTCTTCCGGCCCTAAATGATTTGTTTTAACATTCGCCCAAAAGCAGTTGTAGCGACTGTAGTCATATTCATTTGTTACCAGTCTTGCATTCAATAATTCTTCACGCATACCTGTTTTTGGATAGGGCGTTAGTATCTGATCTGCGAAAAAGTCTATGTGTAAATCTACGAAGAATTCATAATTCCTTGCAATGTCTTCTTCCTTGTCATTTGGGTTCCCGATGATCATACCACCCACAATCATAATATTATGTTCATGTAACCGCTTGACGGCGAGTTTGGTTTTTTCAATAATGTTTCCCTTCTTCATAAGCCTCAGATTTTCTTCTGAGACATTTTCGATACCGAGGAAAACAATCCTGAAACCCGCCCTTGCCATCTTTTCCACAAGGATATTCGAGGA contains:
- a CDS encoding DUF362 domain-containing protein; this encodes MPTVSVVKCDDYESEKVYHAIHKALSLINGIDKQISPGKKVLLKLNLLSSSQPPERAVNTHPVMVRALVQIFQKDFGCDVSIGDSSGSVKNASTFNAFRITRINEIAEDTGARIVNFDKDEYIDIHNRDYEILDKFRIARTLRTVDFVVSVPKLKTHGLTQYTGAIKNMLGAIPGNGKKNVHLIAPKPTVFAKALVDIYQMVPPHLIIMDAIVGMEGNGPNAGQPRKVGLILASKDSVAMDAVASSIIGFEPMAVPTIRFAHHRGLGIGEMDTINVVGETINNVSVPDFQKPSSGAQDFAGKYLPDFLLALMFDSTCSTFSTVNHSNCTRCYECVRNCPAGAMSKENGKVIVDKKKCIGCFCCDEVCDFNAIEMKRSLLGRTLLGMAKALGVEKVE